The following proteins are co-located in the Verrucomicrobiia bacterium genome:
- a CDS encoding prepilin-type N-terminal cleavage/methylation domain-containing protein, with protein MKIQTTRKSGFTLVEIMIVVAIIGLLAAIA; from the coding sequence ATGAAGATCCAAACTACGCGCAAGAGCGGTTTCACGCTCGTTGAAATCATGATCGTGGTGGCCATCATCGGCCTCCTGGCTGCGATCGCGAT